The DNA window GTCACTCACCCCCCCAGGACCTCATCCCTGTTGATGGTGTAGTAGGTTCCGATCTGATGCGGCTTGGGCGTCACGATGCAGTGTTCGAACGGGGCCAGCGGCGGAGGGCTGGAGTCTGGAGGGAAAAACgatacaggaaacacaaagaaatgatATGAATGAtaaaaaagagtgagagagtgagagcacAGATTTGAGGAGGAGCCCAGAAACAAAGTGGATGAAAATAGCGGCGTGCCGACGCCTCATTATCTGCTCGGCCAGCTGCGGCGGCTGACACGCTGCTGACGCTCGGGCCGACACTGGATCTGCTCCCAGGGAAAGAAAAGTCAAATGTCGCCAGCTAACGAACAAGAACGATGAGTCGTCACGGAGACGCTGCTGCACATGAAGTTCATCGCGACTTCATGACAAACAGAAGCAGAGCCAAGATTTTCTATAAATACTGAGGCATAAAcatacaagaaaataaaatataatttctttGTCCGACCACAAATCAATTCATCCTCGTAACTAAAGGTCTTGTATTTTAATTAGAATTATTTCTCACACTCTGTTAAAGGTATCTAAGTATATATAGGATCTGTCACTTTTTAGTTTAGAGTTCAAACCCAGCAGGATTTGACAAACTTGAGTTCAGAcctacatttcaaaataaaggtctcGACTTTCCCCTTCCCTTTCCCCGGATTGGCCCTGATGGCTTTCCGTACGTTCGACGACATCATGACTTACCGATAATGAATTCCTTCACCGCCGGCTCCCCGTCttccgcctcctcttcctcttccggCTTCGCTTCGTCAGcctgagcttcctgctgctcgcTCTTCTCCagcgccgccgcccccccctctgcGCTCTCCACCTTGCTCTTCTTGAGGTCGTCCTTCACCAGATGTTCCTCCGTGACGCGTCGCTTGCTGCAGGTCGCCACATCCCCGACCTCATCACAACTGCACATTCACAGGAATGCAAAATCTATATTTGCCGATTCTCAGATAAAATGGGAATAAATGAAACGATAATCATGATCCAGTGATTCTGCAGAAAAGTACCTTTCCTGTTTCAGGACAGGCGTCTTGCTCATGTCTGCGTTGACACTCGGGACCTTCTCCGATTCTTCAGCGTCTCCTTTGtgcctcttcttctcctcatcctccactttCCCAGCTGGTTCCGCTCTCACGtcttcccccttctcctcctcttcctcctccggctcGGAGTCCTCAAAGacatcctcctccccctcctcctcctcttcctcctctctcccctcagagGTGGTCTTCCTCTCCCCTGACTGCGGGACCGAGGTGTGAGGTCCGTCCAGGATCAGCTCGGCCGGCTCCTGGCGTCTTCCTCCGCTgcctctcacctctcctctctgggCCTCGGCCTCAGCGTTCACATGGGAATGATCAGCGTTCTGCCGGTTGAGcttctccacctgctcctgcagctccggcTCGTTCAGGGTCACCGaatctgaaacacacatttgatttgtttcaaTTGCAAGACAGATAATCTTTcattgaataattcatggatcttgacaaATCAATAGGTCGACAACTACTGATTGCAGACCATAACTGAGCTGCAGTTAAATCGAGGTTGTCTCTACAGTGTTTGGCTAATTCAAATTCATGCACATACAGCAGTAAGGAGTTTAGTGTCTTGCTCAAGAGGAGCCTGGAATCGAAACCAGGAACCTTAACGTCTGCTACCTTCTTACTCTACTGTTTCTTTAGCTTTGTACTTTGTTCTCTGCACAATGACAATAAGGTTGAATCTATGTGGATATATATGGATTAGAGTCGCTATTGTTACTTGTTATTACTgttaatatttgtgtttatataatgtGAATAAACTCAGGCGAGTGACGGACCGACCTGAGGAATCTTGgggcttcctcttcttctgggCCTTCAGACCCTTCAGGCTCAGTTTGGCTTTATCCTTCTCATCCTTCGCCtttgaggagaaagaagaaacaaataCTTTAGATTTTATACGTTACCTACGAACACAAAAGGGAAGTTCAGAGCAAATCTTCACAATAAATCCCCTCAACTTTGCAGTCGTCTCATTTCCAGTGATTCTGTGTCACTGGTGGAACAGTCTGGAGGAAGTGATTTGTGGGGTTCTGTCTCCAGGAGTCTGATATCTGACGGCAGCAGCACAGTTATATATACTGGAGATTTCCATTTGCACAATAGTCCGACAACAAGCCAAAGTGTTTGTTGCTGTTTCTGCGGTTGCCCCGTAACTCAAGCGTGATGTTCTGGGGGACGGATGCCTTCCTTGGACCAGAGACAGGAAAGGTCACGTATCATCTGCAGCAGGCGACGTCCCCCCCCGACACAGGAAACTGGGTTGTTCCCAAAATGTACTGGACAGTGATTAAAGGACGTGATAGAAGAGGAATATAGATAAAAAGCTTTAAAGTGCCCCCGACAGAAGCCAGTGAAATTGACACAAGCTCCCATtgctgaaaacagctgctgaaTCAGCATTATCCACACACTGCAAACTGTGTAGTTCTACAAAACCAATGGATCcttcagaagaagaaacatgaaCGTGTTGGTGCAGACTACATGTGGTTACATACATGTGCACCAGCCCGGCCGTACTGTGGCGTGTTCTGAGCAGGTCATGCTAagtgctgtgcagctgcagataGACACTTGGTTCTGATAAGAGAAGCAGTCTGACTACTTAACATTACAGACAGCGACTTGTTGAAGTACAGCAGGACTAAGAATAGCTTTACTAGGAGCCATATCAGCCCCGAGAGGAGTGAGTGGCAGAGctacactgtaaaaataaatctaaaaacaattacaaaaagatgtgctttgtgtgttttggccACAAAATCCTTCAGACTTCAGCATCAACCGTAGCATTCCACCAGGAAGACGCCTTTTGCAACCTTTCAGATGGCACTTAATGCATCTGCCGCAATGATCACAATGCAATCAGACTCCTCACTATGCCGACATTAACGACTTGGCACACGGAGTTGGAAGCAGTGTGGGAATATTGCGTTGCGCTTTCCCTCAAACGCTGGAGacgggaaaaaaagagaagtgaagaCACGAGTAGGTGGAAAGACTTTGTGGTTTTTGCGGGTTGTTCTCGCACCTTTGCACCCGGGAGCTCTCACCTTCTTGCTCGCTTGCTTGTGTCCAGGCTGTTTGAAGAGCAGCTCCACCAGCCTGGAGCTCTTCACCACCTCCCCGATGAAGCTGATCACCTGCTGGGTGCCCTCCACCAGCTTCTCCACGCCGTCCAGCCGGTGTCCGTGACTCTCCGTGCGCTCGCTGAGCCTCTCCACTGCCCCACGCAGCTCCCGGCACGCCGACCCCACCCCGGACTCCCGCCTCCCGCCGTGGCCGGCTTCACGCATGGAGGCCAGATCCTGACCCATGCCCCTGACGTCCTGGGACAGGCCGTCCAGCCGGGTCAGGACAGTCTGCTGCATGTTGAGCAGGCGCTCCATCTGAGAGCTCAGGGAGTCGATGCGGCTCTCCACGCTGTGCAGGGCGGCGTCGTGAGAAGAGGACGAAGAAGCCTGGTGCCCGCCAAGAGACGACTTCCTTCCACCAGGCTTCTGACCATGAAGAGGGTTCGGGTCGTAAACCCTGGCTAACGAGTTGACCAGGGTGGAGTTCATGGCTGGTTTACAGTAGACAAAGAGCAAAAAATCTTTCCTTCACTGATGAAGTCCATTCACTTTCATGTAGGTTTGAAGGAAACCACAGCGAAAAAAACCATATCTCAGGACAAAGCTGCAGGCAGAAGAAAAGAGGCCGAGGGAGAACAGAGACGTCTCGGCCAACACAAGAGCCACCGGGTGGAGTTTTAAGAATAGCAAATGGCGATCCGACAAATTAAAGTGCAGCCCCCTTCGGACGTCAGGCACCGAGGGGCCAGTGATAAGAGCCGGGGGCTCGGGTGTGCAGTCGGGGATTGATGGGGGTTAGGGCGAGATGCTGGAGAGGATCGCTATGTGACATTTGAGCCACTTCAAAAGCCCTTCAGTCAGGTGTCAGAATCCCAGGAATCTGGGGCGGAAATATGAAGCCGTGTAAAGAAAGtaagacaaataaaatgtgcaGCCAATAAACAAGAACACCAGGTCCTCATTTCTGATGATGAAGAACTCGTGGACAGTTTCAGGAGGTGGAGTTGTGTAAGTGTTTTACCCAGAATGGATCTAGGCATTAGATCCTATATGGGGGTATATGGTTTTCACGTTGTTCCATGAAGAGGAAGCTGGGTGACAGGTGCAAGGCCCTTCATGAACCACTGGGACGTGGGTTAAAGACACAAAGCATTATGGGTATTTCTGAAGCTGGTAAAATGCCACTTGTTTCTCTAGTTTGACCCAGACGAGGCTTCAGGTGAACGTAGAATCATTTCCAATCATTTCCAGAGTCGAGAGACACAagacaaatcatgtttttattcctATAACTCTGCTTTGGATGTTGGATTTGTAATTGTATAGCTAATTTTGAAtagctaatttgtttttctattgtaATTCAACATAAAcacttgttattttgttttttttcatggttaaatattgaaatcaataaataatattcCATTGGCTCATTTTGACAATAAAAACCTGCATCATCCTCATTTAAGAGTCTAACTCCATCAATGATTTACACTCACTTGTGAGTTTGCTAATATTGTTTGCTGCATTGCCAAATTCCTTATTGCTTCTATCAtggattttatatttaaatatcatgAAGAGGGTTAGAACTTTAAAAGTGTAAGTGTAAAAAGCTCCGTAAAAGTTTGGTTGCTTTAAAGAGTTTAGAAAATGTTTGGGTTTTTATTTAGAGTCCATGGTTCAGAAGGAGATTTCTTAATTTAGGCTCCTGCTCTGTCACCGTGAGGGTCGAGCAGACggaagaaaacaggaaacaggtgaaGCCAGTGACATCTAAGAAGTGTTGATACAAGAGGAGAAGGGGATTGTGGGAGAGGAAACTCACTGCACACGTGTTGTTGTGAAGAACTAAAGGGAACGAACCGACTTAGATAAACTCACAGACACTGACACGTAAACTTTTCATATTCGTGATCAGACTTCAGACTTGTCCTCGTCTCGCTGCGGCAGTATCTGCAGAATCCACGGCGCCTATATACCGGCACCCGTCTGTCAGCACTGGAAAACGCTGACCTGTACCCTGCATGTCCCGAGCCGTGTTCCCAGGACAGACGGCTCGTCAGCTGTCGGGTTTAACGGTGAATCCCCCAGTGGCCATTTAGCAGCTAAGGTGAGAATGAATGAGAACACTGTGCGAGCGCATGGCACGATGGAAACATGTTCCACCGGGGGGGAGCGGACGGAGGGAAACCAGTTCACACACTGACCTGGTTTGTAAACATCATGACATGGCGTTCGTTTCCCGCCGCCTGTCAAACCACAACTCACTTTATACTGATCTGACCCAGAGACTTAAAGGTGCAGTCAACCTGAAAACCGCCTAAAACAATATATTCAGCAGATACATGTCTTTCCCACAGACTGTAGCCTTTCCACAGATGGAGGACATGTCTCCTGATGATCTGTTCACAAACCATCGAATCCTGTTGTATGTTCCGCACAGAGACtttagataaagatggacgacacatctccaagtccttccttctatccacattaGAAGCCACAATATCCcagatacgaacgctgccatcttgacCCAACGACCTCAGAGGTCAACTGACGTTTCAACTCATTTTGATATcgtcaaataacaaattaaaaccaaacttaatcagaaacactggaacaaacatcagtgttatgagaacgacctgaaacaacagaaaccatctttgtaCAAACATGGTTTTACTTTGGTTCACGTCCAATCCACGAACAtgaaggaggcggggtttatggcCTTTACTGCatccggccaccagggggcgatcaagacccTTTGGGGAGTCATCATGTCGTCTATCTTTAACACACGGTCTGCGATCATATTAACATATTAAACCACAACCACCACATCAGGTGACTGACGCAGCAGGGAGCCATTAAGAATCAATGAGGTCATCATCACGCTGGCGTCTGATTGGTGGAGGTCTAGTGTGGAGGTCGGAGGCCAGAGCGAGGGTTTAACTGTCCCCAGCGGGACAATCCCTGGAATCCCCCGTCAGCGAAGGTTACTTGGAAAGACGAGAGGCGGCGTGCACTCGCAGCAGAGCGGCGAGGAATGACAGTGACACGTATCGAGTTACTCAGACAATACATAATGCTTATTCCAGCGAGTGTCCCAGTAATCCCACATCACTGCGGCGCGATGGGCGGAGCAACACggatgaaagcagctttaggCCGCAGACACAATAATAGACTGCGTGACATGCGACAAACGTGACAAACACGCGGCCGCGGCTGCGAGTCCAGGTTTGATCCCAGTGAGGCAGGAGCAGAAAGTCATTAACGACTTTCACCGAAGCAGAGGTTGACGACGTGTTTCTAAATACTTTGAGCGGCGCTGGGGTTTTAAGGGATTCAACATTTCTGTTCCTCTTTGGTCGATTATTAAAGAATAAACTGAAAATCCATGTGTTTATCAGGATTCTTGGCATTTTATTTGAATGCTTCTGCCGAGGAGGTCGTGTTTGGTGTCtaattagtttgtttgtttgttagtttgcacgattacgcaaaaactactggaataattaccatgaaacttgctGAACAGATGTGGAATAGATCAAGAACGATTTGGGGCCTTGGCAGAACGTAATCTCCCCCATTGCAgttttaacttaacttaactttaacTGTATTTAATCAGATTCCCTCTGTTCCTGTACATCTCCTTGTGTTTCCGTGTACAGCACCATGTTGACACTCAGAGTTTTGACACGCTCCTCGAGTCAGACAGACTTTGTCCCTCGTAATAGACGAGACATTCTGTCCCCCGTGACAAACAGCTCTCTGATCTCTGGCATGTTCCGGCTCCGGAGCCCCTGAACCATCCAGGGTTTCCCTCTCTGAATTGGCATCCCTGCCCACAAAGGAATCACCATACCATCCCCGTGACTCACATCCCGCTCGCCTCACAGAGACCAAAAATAATCGTATTCAAATCTA is part of the Limanda limanda chromosome 9, fLimLim1.1, whole genome shotgun sequence genome and encodes:
- the mylk4b gene encoding myosin light chain kinase 2, skeletal/cardiac muscle, producing the protein MNSTLVNSLARVYDPNPLHGQKPGGRKSSLGGHQASSSSSHDAALHSVESRIDSLSSQMERLLNMQQTVLTRLDGLSQDVRGMGQDLASMREAGHGGRRESGVGSACRELRGAVERLSERTESHGHRLDGVEKLVEGTQQVISFIGEVVKSSRLVELLFKQPGHKQASKKAKDEKDKAKLSLKGLKAQKKRKPQDSSDSVTLNEPELQEQVEKLNRQNADHSHVNAEAEAQRGEVRGSGGRRQEPAELILDGPHTSVPQSGERKTTSEGREEEEEEEGEEDVFEDSEPEEEEEEKGEDVRAEPAGKVEDEEKKRHKGDAEESEKVPSVNADMSKTPVLKQESCDEVGDVATCSKRRVTEEHLVKDDLKKSKVESAEGGAAALEKSEQQEAQADEAKPEEEEEAEDGEPAVKEFIIDSSPPPLAPFEHCIVTPKPHQIGTYYTINRDEVLGGGRFGQVHKCTENSSGLTLAAKIIKARSQKEKDVVRNEIQVMNQLNHANLIQLYAAFESRHDIILVMEYVEGGELFDRIIDENYNLTELDTVLFIRQICEGLQYMHKMYILHLDLKPENILCVSRATNKIKIIDFGLARRYKPREKLKVNFGTPEFLAPEVINYEFVSFPTDMWSLGVITYMLLSGLSPFLGDDDNETLNNILACQWNFEEEEFTDISDEAKDFITRLLVKSKSWRMSAAESLRHPWLSDRSLHYRLNQKKNKCHSSHTPSPESSAETL